The Raphanus sativus cultivar WK10039 chromosome 2, ASM80110v3, whole genome shotgun sequence genome includes a region encoding these proteins:
- the LOC108842178 gene encoding protein FAF-like, chloroplastic yields the protein MMACGLSKSLGFSSSLKKQQGIVTILGDISSNNSSAPSLRRTFSADLSSKNWVSQNGFSPMKRISSSEKLHALVAADEEEGSRSGSDIWAQIQEDKNKTKEEMEPDRTDVWSSILSDKKKKTETVPPPYVHPLMKRASSLSEKSLGICTESLGSETGCEGFASYSADAAEIDKEEEEEASLVLNDTVVTKEEEEEEAITVPNHTTCIEIPRGSFPPPIRSLSSQSGSALHMKTRRDNGRLVLEAVSMPSHNNFSAKRQDGRLLLAFAEISDQPDCEIDIVSDEEDETDELQWSDDDEEEEEVAQDEFAYKPNELMYKLAPKPIGPVAVHRLAHKPIGVPKTNSRWPELETKTDLSMPVVHSLPPRPRVAQLARSVKPPSTVDDTVGAACFNTCDYSWKPTNTEILGRNTKTQFQAQNYVNKSIGVGNDGWINGCKERRRSLLSVEPFCIATS from the coding sequence ATGATGGCTTGTGGCTTAAGCAAGAGCCTTGGCTTCTCTTCCTCCTTGAAGAAGCAGCAAGGCATAGTGACCATCCTTGGCGACATTTCGTCGAACAACTCATCTGCACCTTCGCTCAGGCGGACTTTCTCTGCTGACTTGTCCTCCAAGAATTGGGTCTCGCAGAACGGGTTTTCTCCGATGAAGAGGATCTCTTCCTCGGAGAAGCTCCATGCCCTTGTTGCTGCTGACGAGGAGGAAGGATCAAGATCCGGGTCGGATATCTGGGCTCAGATTCAAGAAGACAAGAATAAGACAAAGGAGGAGATGGAGCCGGACCGAACCGATGTCTGGAGTTCGATTTTATCCGACAAGAAAAAGAAGACGGAGACGGTTCCTCCACCGTACGTTCATCCTCTGATGAAACGCGCCAGCTCCTTGAGCGAGAAAAGCCTCGGGATCTGCACTGAGAGCCTCGGATCCGAGACGGGTTGCGAAGGATTCGCTTCCTACTCTGCAGATGCTGCTGAGATCGacaaggaggaggaagaggaggcgAGTCTCGTTCTCAACGATACAGTAGTGAccaaggaggaagaagaagaagaagctatcacTGTTCCTAATCACACAACCTGCATCGAGATTCCACGAGGTTCGTTCCCACCTCCGATTCGTTCCCTCTCGAGCCAATCGGGTTCGGCTCTGCACATGAAAACTCGCCGCGACAATGGCCGACTGGTTCTCGAGGCTGTCTCCATGCCGTCGCACAACAACTTCTCCGCCAAGCGCCAAGATGGACGCCTCCTCCTCGCTTTTGCGGAGATCAGCGACCAACCCGATTGCGAAATTGACATCGTTAGCGACGAAGAAGACGAAACTGATGAGCTTCAGTGGTCcgacgatgatgaagaagaagaagaggtggCACAAGACGAGTTTGCTTACAAGCCCAATGAGCTTATGTATAAGCTGGCACCAAAGCCCATTGGGCCTGTCGCTGTTCATAGGTTGGCCCATAAGCCTATTGGTGTACCGAAAACGAACTCGAGATGGCCTGAACTCGAAACCAAAACGGATCTGTCCATGCCGGTAGTACACTCTCTGCCACCAAGGCCAAGGGTGGCTCAGCTCGCTCGGTCAGTGAAACCGCCGTCCACGGTGGACGACACTGTAGGAGCTGCTTGCTTCAACACATGTGACTACTCTTGGAAGCCCACTAACACTGAAATTTTGGGCCGCAACACAAAAACCCAGTTTCAAGCCCAAAACTATGTCAACAAATCAATCGGTGTTGGAAATGACGGTTGGATAAATGGTTGCAAGGAACGTAGGAGGTCTCTGTTGTCCGTGGAGCCTTTCTGCATTGCCACTTCATAA